One genomic window of Actinoalloteichus hoggarensis includes the following:
- a CDS encoding YbaB/EbfC family nucleoid-associated protein codes for MSSPSERRAELEGRLSTLKEQAAVLTEQLAGQTEALQAAQEQAAQARGTATSPDGLVTIAVDAAGGIAELRLAPTAFSRSTPERLARSISDTFAAAKAGAQAQVSGAFGSLAQAPMVDLPDVVAGMPSLRGLFETATRPLRPAEDVPGRDGFTPQGRPGQPGGFPHPAPPHVAAPGFAPPQPPHVPPGRPAPPPGHGTHPGRPRPTGEPPRQAPRRRPDDDEPDDEGGSIFQKGNW; via the coding sequence ATGTCTAGTCCGTCGGAGCGACGGGCCGAGCTGGAAGGCCGGCTGTCGACGCTCAAGGAACAGGCCGCCGTCCTGACCGAACAGCTGGCGGGCCAGACGGAGGCCTTGCAGGCCGCGCAGGAGCAGGCCGCGCAGGCGCGAGGGACGGCGACCTCGCCGGACGGGCTCGTCACCATCGCGGTCGACGCCGCGGGCGGGATCGCGGAGCTGCGGCTGGCGCCGACCGCCTTCTCCCGCAGCACCCCCGAGCGGCTCGCCCGGTCCATCTCGGACACCTTCGCCGCCGCGAAGGCCGGGGCACAGGCCCAGGTCAGCGGGGCGTTCGGCAGCCTCGCGCAGGCGCCCATGGTGGATCTGCCGGACGTGGTGGCGGGCATGCCCTCGCTGCGCGGCCTCTTCGAGACGGCGACGCGACCGCTGCGACCCGCCGAGGACGTGCCCGGTCGGGACGGGTTCACACCACAGGGCAGGCCGGGACAGCCGGGCGGATTCCCGCACCCCGCGCCGCCGCACGTCGCCGCGCCGGGTTTCGCGCCGCCGCAGCCGCCGCATGTCCCGCCCGGCAGGCCCGCCCCGCCGCCGGGACACGGGACCCACCCCGGTCGACCGCGGCCGACCGGCGAACCACCACGGCAGGCGCCGCGCCGCAGGCCCGACGACGACGAGCCCGACGACGAGGGCGGCTCCATCTTCC